The following DNA comes from Candidatus Cybelea sp..
TTAGGGCCGCTTGTCGTCTCGCTTTTCGGTGCAGGCGGCGCGGTTGCAATTGAAGGCCTCCGGCCGTACACCGTGGCTTTGCTTACGCTTTCGGGAGCCGCAATTGGTCTATCGTTCTGGCTTCAAGGACGAGCGAGGCGATGCTCGGTCGAGCGCTCTTCAACCGTCCTAGGAACAACTACGCGAATATTTCTATGGGCGTCATGTGCCATCTGGCTGGCAGCTCTTGTCGCCGTCGTATGGGCTCGTTTGGCATGAGCACTGTTAAGCGAAGTGTATTTCTTCTTGGCACGTCAGCGCTGCTTGCAGCCTGCTCAAGTCGCGCGAAAAGCGACCCCTTAAAGATCGCTGAGCTCAACTCGTCCGACGAACCGTTTCGCGCGGCCTTCAACCGCCGGCGCGATGCCGTCCGCGTCGTTGAGCTCGTGAGCCCAACGTGCCCCTTCTGCCTCGAAGGTGTATCGAAGGTCCAGCAGGAGCTCTTCACTCGCGAACGGAGTCCGAATCTTGTTGGATTCGCGATTTGGGTTCCAATGCTCGGAGGCAAGGCGATTAACGTACCCGAGGCCGCTGCCCTCGCGCCGGACTCGCGCGTGACGCACTACTGGGACGGCAGCAACGATCTCGGTGCGACGTACGAGCGAATTCTGCCGGTAGCTAGCGGGCCAGCATGGGACGTCTATATGCTCTTTCCACCGGGTATCGCATGGACTGGGATGGATCCGCCAAAGCCCTCGTTCTGGATGCACCAACTGGCGATCACGAACGCGCCTCATTTGGATGCCGCCGTTTTCGCGGACCACGCTCGGCAAATGCTCGCAACCACCGTGCACTTCAGTCGGTGACATGCTCGTTGAGCTATTGACTTTTAAGGGCTGCCCGAACGCTCAGGCTGCGGGCGAGCTTGCGCGACGTGCGATCGATTTAGAGGCGGTCGCTGCCACGCTGGATTTCATCGAGGTGGACAGCCCCGAAGTAGCGCAGCGTTTGCAATTCCTCGGCTCGCCATCCCTGCGCATTGACGGCGAAGACGTAGAGCCATCTGCGAGTCAGCGCACTGCGTACGGGCTCATGTGCCGTACCTACAGCGACGGCGCGCGAGTGGTTGGAACACCCTCCATTGGGATGATTCGCGAAGCCATTCGTCGCCGCGCTGTGGTCAGTGCGGACATGCTCCGCAACGGGCACGTCGCCGGCGTAGTTTTTGGGCTTCCCATCCTTGCACTCATTGCGGGCGGCTTGCCGGCCGCGGATCACTGGCGAGCCGCGATCTGGGTAGTCGCTTTAGCGACGATGGGGCTTGGGTGTATTACGAACGCGCACCGCTGTGGGCGAGTGCACTGCTATTTAACCGGCCCATTTTTCCTCATAATGGCGGTCATTGCATTCTCATACGCCGTCGGCGTTCTGCCGCTTGGCACCGACGGCTGGAACGTGCTTGGCGTAGCGCTTCTCGTGGGCTTCCCGGCATTATACTTCCTCCCCGAGTTTTTCGTCGGACGGTATCGGGGAGTCAGCCGTCGGCGAGAAGCACCTCGATAAGAGGGCAGCCGGCGTGGGGTTGCCTTCGCCGGCACTCCGAAACCGTATGAAGCAGGGCCGTTTCGAGACGCTGAAGGTCGGCGAGCTTGGCCCTGACGGCCGCCAGCCGTTCCGTCGCAAGCTTTTCCGCCTCCTTGCAGTCGGCTGCCGATAAGCGAAGCAGCGCTGCGATCTCGTCTAAGGTGAAACCGAGCGTTCGGCCGTGCCGGATGAATCGTAAATGGAGCGCGTCGCCGTCGTCATATGAGCGAAAGCCGTGACCTGGACGCCCTGGCGTTCGCAGCAGCCCGATACGCTGGTAGTACCGGACGGTCTCTGTCTTTATTCCGGCGCTCTTCGCGAGTTGTGAGATGGTCATGATGCTGTTGTTCGAATGCTCCCGGTGGCCATGCATCTTCGGCGCTAGTGGACGCAACGACTCTTCATCCTTGCGGCAGCCCGCCGGGGCTTGCCGGGTGCTCGCAGCGCCGCGTTATCAGCGTAATCGCTCCAGCAGCGTGTGCAGCTCGCCGTGCTTCGAGCCAAACTCCTCGATCACGCCGGCCTGAACCTCGGACCAAAGCGGGTATGCCTTTTCCAGAAGCCGTGCACCCTTTGCCGTCAGCTTCAGTTCTCGCCGGCGAGCGTCTTGGGTTACAGTCTTCTGCACGACATACCCCGACTCGATGAGCGGGCGCAGGTTGCGAGTGGCCGTTGAGAGATCCATATCGAGGAAATCCGCCAGCTGTGTGATGCTCGGATCCGCCGGATACTCCGAGATGAACGAAAGAATCGAAAACTGTCCGGTCCGCAGCCCGGCGGGGGCCAAAGCGTGATCGTATCGCTGAGTAAGCCGTCTCGTCGCGGCGCGTAGCCGGAAGCAGGTGCAGCTGCGTGGGTCGAGTTCCATATCATTGAGTATACAAATATCTAAAGAGGCGGCACAAGGACCGAGCTCGCCGGCCGTCGCTCCGAACGGATCCAACGTCGGGGTCCGCTATTGACTTGACAGATTGTATATGCAATATTGTGAGCCTATGGATGCGCTAGCCGCGGAGAATTCTGCTGTGCCGCTCACAGTATCGGGGAGGCTCATATGTCGGTAGCCGCCATTTTTCTCACCCAGCTGCTGTTCGGGTATTTGGTGTGGACGCTCGTCGTCGTTACGTACGTCCTTCCTTGGCTGAGATCGCTCGGTCGATTGGAGGCTCAGCGCGCGATCGCGGCGCTGAACGCATTCCGGTTTTTTGGACTGGTATTTATTCTGCCCGGCGTCATCGGTCCAAATCTTCCGGCGCAGTTTGCGGTTCCGGCCGCGTACGCGGACCTCGCGACGTCGATTCTCGCAATTCTGGCGCTCGCGCTTTTCCCGATAAAGCCGCTGTTCTGGGGATTCGTCGTCGCCTTCAACGTGGTTGGCGCGACGGACCTCATCATCGATACCGTTAATGCGGTGCACTTTGGCGTGCCGGCGGTTGCCGGGCAGTTGGGAGCAGCCTACGCGATCCCAGTTATCTACGTACCGCTGTTGATGATCTCGCACGTCGTGGCGTTCTATCTGCTCTTTTCACCTTCGGCCAGGAGTGCGCGCGCGGCGGCAGCGTAGTCACTCGCGTTCGTACAACTCGACGTACTGAATCCACGCGGCCGCATCGGGGCTCTCGCCCGCAGCGGCATCCTCGAGGCGCCGCGAGCGCAGCGTTAGGATGGTGCCGCCGCGTCGCCAGGTATGCGTCCGAACCGCGCTCCAGCGGTCGGAGGCGAATCGCCGGCTGAGTTCCCGGTCGGCAGCGGCGAGTTGCGCACGGCTCATTTTCTCCGGCGAAATGCCGACGTTAATGGTCCCGATGCGCGTCGGATGAATGGTTGACGTCGTGATGTAGTAGTAGCGGCATCGGCGAAACACGGTCGCCGTTCCCGCAACGCGATAGTCGAAAATCGCGGCGCCCCCGAACTGCGCGCCGCTGAACAGCTTCGATTTGGATCCGCGCTGCACCGCCAGCGTCGAGGCAGCGAGCATCGACGCGATGGTCATCCCGGGCGCCGCCACGAGCGTTCCCTGCGACGGCAGCTTGGCGATCGCCTCGGCGGCCGAGTCGCGCGCGGTCGCGCCCGTCGCGGCGTCGGGCCCGAAAAAGCCGTCCTTGATGGCCGCCGGCAGCGCGACGGCCATGCCGCCCGCCATGAGCAGCCATATCGGCCAGACGATCCACCCCGGCCGCGCGATCAGCGGTGCGAAGGCTCGAACGTCCAGGCTCTTTCCGATCGCTTCGAGTCCCGCCAGCACCGCGCGCACCATCAGCGGAATCAACGAGAAGCCGAAGGCCACGAAAAGCGAGAAGAAGACGATCTTTGCCGGGGTTTGGTATTGCAGCGGATCCTTTACGGCCCCCGATGCGATCAGGACGTCGCCCGCGACGATCGCCAGCATCATGATGGCGAAGATGCCGCCGGAGATCATAACCAGCGTCGGAAGCCGCGGCATGGCCTGTCTAGCGAGTGCCTAGCAATTGTAATCTCCGAGGAAGTGCTGGAGGTCGGCAATTTCCCCGGCGTAGTAGAACGGGATCGCCCCGTAGTGAATATTGTAAATCTGAAAAGCGCCGCCGTTTTCCCGAACGACGACCGTGACTTGAGTCGTCGATCGCGTGCCGGCGAATGCGAACGTGACCGGAACGAACGTCACCTCGCGCAGCTGACCGCTGCCGGCGCCCGCGACGTTGACGCGGCCGGCCCACGACGATCCAACCCGGAACGCCGCTGCCGGCGACGCGGCGCCGACGTATGGATCGAAGCCCGACATTTTTGCCTGGTCGTGATTGGGCGTGGTCGAAACGTAGATCGGCGGCGTGTCATCGCCGATGGCTTTCAAATACGTCTCGTCGAGCAGCTCGAATAAAGCGGGATGAAAGAACGGCTGCGCCTGAAAATACTTCGCGGTGTGGTGCTGCAGTGCCGCATGCCAATCGATGGGGCCGTTCTGCGGCGCATACCAGTCGACGTCGCCGTGCTGCGCTACATACCAGTTGTAAAACTTCGTGACCACGGCCGTCGCGCCGGCACTTTGCGTGCTCGCTCCTGCCGCGGCCGGGAGCAGCATCAGGCCGCAAGCCAAAATCGCGCTACGCACCGCCGCAATCGTGCTCGCTGTTGATACCGGAATAAGACGCGGCCTGGCGATAGTCGTACACGCTGAACTTTCGGCCGCGTAAGTCCGTTTTTGGATTGCAGCCGTCGTCGGGCTTGGGGGATCCCAAAAAGCACACGCGCACCCTGTCGCCGGCCCGCTCGGCGATCATCACGTCGTTACCGGGCATGCCGCCGTAGTGCACGACCTCCGCCCACATCACGCCGTTGGGCTGTCCAAGCTTGGTGTTGAACGTGACCGCCGGGCCGCTGTCGACGATCTCTTGACGCGTATAACGCTCGTTCGGCTCGCCGCTGGTTAGGCGCGGCTCAACCGAACGGACCGTCGTGTCCACGCACGACGCCGACGCGACGAGCATCGCCCCGGGGTGCCCGGCGAGATTGCCGTTTGCTCGTGCTTGCGCGAGCGGCAGAACGGCCGCCAGCGCGAGCGAAGTAAGGAAGGCCGCTGTTCGCATGGTTCGCCTGCCCTTAATGGTTCGCCTGCCCTTAGACGAGGCCTGGGCGTGGCTTCAACCAACGGAGACGGCGCTTCCTTCGTGCCCCGCCGGCACCGGCGATCCTCGCGGGCAGTCGACGGTCAATGCGGAACGACCCACGGTACGAGGAACTGCTGAACGATAACGACGGCCGCCAGGGCGCCCGTCAGAACTAAGCTGTGCGGGAACGTGCGGGCGAATACGGCTCCTTCCCCGCCTTTGGCCCGAACTACCGAAGAACCCGCGGCGATGTTTTCGGGCGAAATCATCTTTCCCATGACGCCGCCGGACGAGTTCGTCGCCGCGAAAAGAACGGGATCGAGCTGAAGCTGGCTCGCCGCCACGACCTGCAGATTACCGAAGAGAGCGTTGCCCGCGGTGTCGCTGCCGGAGAGCACCACGGCGATCCATCCAAGAAAGGGTGAGAGCGCGACGAACAGCACGCCCAGTGACGCGACGCCGAAGCCCAGCGTGTAGTTCATTCCTGAATAATTCATCACGTAGGCCAGCGCAACCATGAACGTAACCGTCAGGATCACCAGGCGCGTCTGCCGCCACGTCTGAATTACGCAGCCGAGAAAATCCCCGGCCCGCAGGCGCAGCAAGGCCGTCGTAACGATCGCCGCGACCAGTATCGCCGTTCCCGTGCCGAACGGCTGGAAATTCCATATGGCCGGATATAACTGGCCCTTATACAGCGTAATCGCAACGGCATTGTCCAGCACCGGCCATGCAACTTTGATCTCATAAACCGTGAAAACCGAAAATGTCGCCCAAAAGAGCACGGTCACCGAAACGATAAGCCAGGGCGCCAGAGCACGCCGCGTTGATTCGCGCGTGGGCCGGCCGGTTGTGACGCTCCTTTGAACCGCAAACCGCAAATCTTCAGCCGGCTGCCAGCGGCGCAGAAAAAAGAGCGTCGCCATGAGCGACGCGAGCGACGCAAGCACGTCGGTCAAAGCGTAGTTGATGAAATTCGAGACCACGAACTGCGTCACCGCAAACGTCCCGGCCGCGACGAGCAGCACCGGCCACAACGCCGCGATCGATCGCCACCCGGCGTACATCGCCGTCACGTAGAAGGGCAGGATGAGCGCAAACAATGGCAGTTGACGGCCCACCATCGCGGCTAACGTCGAAGCCGGCAAGTGGGTGACGGTCGCGAGAACGTTGATCGGTACGCCCAGCGCCGAAAAGGTGACGGGGGCGGTGTTGAAGATCAGCGCGTAAACGAGCGCATCGAGCGGCCACGAAGCCCATCAGCGCCAAGAGCGAGCTCGTGATCGCAACCGGCGTACCGAAACCGGCGACTCCTTCGATGAGCGCGCCGAAGCAAAATCCGACTACGACGAGCACGACGCGCCGGTCGTTCGGCAGCCGGTCGAGAATCCAATCGCGAAACGCATCGAAGCTTCCCGACTTGACCGCCACATTGTAGAGCAGAATTGCGTTGAACACGATCCACATCAGCGGGATGAGCCCGAACGCCGCGCCGTTTGCCGCGGCCGCAAGTGCGAGCTTCGCCGGAAAGTGCCACAACGCTACGGCGGCGAGAACGCCGGCCGCGAGCCCGGCGAGCGACGCTTGCCACGCGGGCCGCCGCAGTATGCCAAGCGTCACGAGCACGGTAGCGATCGGGGCCGTTGCCACGACAAAAGAGAGCGGCAACGAGCCCCCGATGGGCGTCAGTATTTGGTGAAACAAGAGCTAGACGAGTGCCCCACCGCCGTCGACGCTAAGAATATTTCCCGTCGCGTAGGTGTTTTTCATGAAATATACGTAGGCCGACGCGAGTTCGGCCGCTGCGCCGATGCGCGCAACGGGGAGGCGCCGCTCCTCGTTGCTGTAAAAGGCCTGGCGGGCCGAACTGGGCCATGCATCCCAGCGGGGCGTTCGCGTCAAGCCGGGCGAGACGCAGTTGACGCGAATTGGGCCCAGCTCAACCGCTAATGCCCGCGTCAATCCCTCGAGCGCGCTCTGAATGCTCGCCTGCGAAGTCCAACCGGCTAGCGGCCGCGTTGCCGAGAACCCGGAGGTCAGAACGATGGACCCGCTCTGGCGAATGAATTTCGTCGCGTACTTCACGGCTGCGGCGGCGCCCCAGTAGCGGACCTCAAAGCGCGCGCGGGCCTTCTGCAAGTCGGTAGTCGCCAGCGGCCCGAGCGGCAAGTCCTCTCCGGCGGTGTAGACGAGATGATCGAATGGCCCGACGCTCTCGAAGAATTCTCTAACCGCTCCCTCGTCGCTCACATCGACGATCTGCGCGGTGGTACGTGAGGGCCACCGCAATCCGAGCTCCGCGCGGGCATGCTCTACCCGCTCCGGCCGGCCAGATGCTACGACGACGAATGCGCCTTCCTCCAGCGCCGACTCCGCTACGGCGAGACCGATTCCGGACGTCCCTCCGAAAGCGACAATCCGTTGGTCCTTCAGCGTCAGCGCGGCGCTCGGCGCTATCGCATTTTGCGCTTCCATATTGCTCTCCTAATCCTATTGGCGTTCGACCGACGGGTGCATAATCGGGCCTACGTCGGATTCGGATGCAAGTTTCGCAACCGCACGCTGCAATGTGGCCCAAACCGACCGCGAGCTCGATCGGTTCGCCCGCCGGCCGGCAGGAAGAACGGATCGTTGCGCCCCCACACGGCAAGCAGCCGCGGGCGCATCGCGTGCGATCAGTA
Coding sequences within:
- a CDS encoding MerR family DNA-binding protein codes for the protein MTISQLAKSAGIKTETVRYYQRIGLLRTPGRPGHGFRSYDDGDALHLRFIRHGRTLGFTLDEIAALLRLSAADCKEAEKLATERLAAVRAKLADLQRLETALLHTVSECRRRQPHAGCPLIEVLLADG
- a CDS encoding MarR family winged helix-turn-helix transcriptional regulator, with translation MAPAGLRTGQFSILSFISEYPADPSITQLADFLDMDLSTATRNLRPLIESGYVVQKTVTQDARRRELKLTAKGARLLEKAYPLWSEVQAGVIEEFGSKHGELHTLLERLR
- a CDS encoding SDR family oxidoreductase yields the protein MEAQNAIAPSAALTLKDQRIVAFGGTSGIGLAVAESALEEGAFVVVASGRPERVEHARAELGLRWPSRTTAQIVDVSDEGAVREFFESVGPFDHLVYTAGEDLPLGPLATTDLQKARARFEVRYWGAAAAVKYATKFIRQSGSIVLTSGFSATRPLAGWTSQASIQSALEGLTRALAVELGPIRVNCVSPGLTRTPRWDAWPSSARQAFYSNEERRLPVARIGAAAELASAYVYFMKNTYATGNILSVDGGGALV